A DNA window from Loxodonta africana isolate mLoxAfr1 chromosome 7, mLoxAfr1.hap2, whole genome shotgun sequence contains the following coding sequences:
- the LOC111749068 gene encoding olfactory receptor 8K3-like: MDKHNLTVLNEFILTGITDRPELQAPLFWLLLIVYMISVVGNLGIIILTKIDPKLQTPMYFFLRHLAITDLGYSTAVGPKMLANFVVDKNTISYYFCAIQLSFFLVFIVSEIFILSTMSYDRYVAICHPLLYTVIMSQRVCWVLVSIPYLCSTIVSLLVTIKIFKLSFCHDNVIRHYYCDCLPLLSLLCSKTHEIELIILILPAFDLISSLLIVLVSYLLILVAILRMKSAEGRHKAFSTCGSHLTVVVVFYGTLIFMYVQPKSSHSSDTDKVASIFYTLLIPLLNPLIYSLRNKVVINDLYRTLKKICNTLSTV, translated from the coding sequence ATGGACAAACACAATCTAACAGTGCTGAATGAATTCATTCTGACGGGAATCACAGACCGCCCAGAGCTGCAGGCTCCATTGTTCTGGCTGCTCCTCATCGTCTACATGATCTCAGTGGTAGGCAACCtgggcatcatcatcctcaccaagatAGATCCCAAGCTACAAACACCtatgtacttttttctcagacacctggctatcactgatcttgGTTATTCAACAGCTGTGGGACCCAAAATGCTAGCCAATTTTGTTGTGGATAAAAATACAatctcctattatttttgtgctaTACAGCTATCTTTCTTTCTTGTGTTCATTGTTAGTGAAATTTTCATTCTGTCAACAATGtcttatgaccgctatgtggccatctgtcaccCTCTTCTCTACACAGTCATCATGTCACAAAGGGTGTGTTGGGTGCTGGTGTCAATCCCCTATCTCTGCAGCACTATTGTTTCTCTTCTGGTCaccataaaaatttttaaattatcctTCTGTCATGACAATGTCATCAGGCATTACTACTGTGACTGCCTCCCCTTATTATCTTTGCTCTGCTCAAAGACACATGAAATTGAATTGATCATTCTCATCTTACCAGCTTTTGATTTGATTTCATCCCTCCTAATAGTTCTTGTTTCTTACCTACTCATTCTTGTAGCCATTCTCAGGATGAAGTCAGCTGAAGGCaggcacaaggccttctccacctgtggatcccacctgacagtggtggtagtgttctatgggactttaatctttatgtacgTGCAGCCCAAGTCCAGTCATTCCTCTGACACTGATAAAGTGGCTTCCATATTTTATACCTTGCTGATCCCCTTATTGAATCCCTTGATCTATAGCTTGAGGAACAAAGTTGTAATAAATGACCTATATAGGACATTGAAAAAAATTTGCAATACACTTTCTACAGTTTGA